A stretch of the Conger conger chromosome 3, fConCon1.1, whole genome shotgun sequence genome encodes the following:
- the prss23 gene encoding serine protease 23: protein MSAHLRAVGTSALSSCLLLLLLLPPLTLSFRARPHQPPGHLPSLVPHATRLLSRSRFSAQAQLDFTTHCNSSCYHRGEQEARPELLADRLAFETLYDDGLRTLTTVDVEEGEEDKGEGHISDAVPRLARMRRSAPSMRHGKRRRRQIYGADGRFNIRGDNFLLDYPFSTAVRISTGCTGVLVSPRHVLTAAHCVHDGKDYVKGARKLRVGFLTPPSVNVTKPSQAPAKKPLVRWVRVRRTRVPKGWIQGPQDVSMDFDYALLELRWPHRRPFMRLSVAPSSEDLAGKRIHFSGFDSDRAGELVYRFCPVEDESNDLIYQHCDARPGASGSGVYGRVWDSHLERWERKVIGVFSGHQWLEIDGENRDFNVAVRFTPLKFAQICYWLHGNRVDCSKD from the coding sequence ATGTCAGCACACCTGAGAGCTGTGGGCAcctctgctctctcttcctgtctcctgctcctcctgctgctcccccccctcaccctgtcCTTTCGGGCGCGACCCCACCAGCCCCCGGGTCACCTGCCCTCCCTGGTGCCCCACGCCACCCGCCTGCTCAGCCGGTCCCGCTTCAGCGCCCAAGCCCAGCTGGACttcaccacacactgcaactcCAGCTGCTACCACCGGGGGGAGCAAGAGGCCCGGCCGGAGCTACTGGCCGATAGGCTGGCCTTCGAGACGCTGTATGACGACGGCTTGCGCACCCTGACCACCGTGGACGTGGAGGAAGGGGAAGAGGACAAAGGCGAGGGACACATCTCGGACGCAGTGCCCCGTTTGGCCAGAATGAGGCGCTCCGCTCCTTCTATGAGGCACGGGAAAAGGCGCAGGCGGCAGATCTACGGCGCCGACGGGCGCTTCAACATCCGCGGTGACAACTTCCTGCTCGACTACCCTTTCTCCACAGCGGTACGCATCTCCACAGGCTGCACCGGGGTGCTGGTGTCTCCGCGCCACGTCCTGACCGCCGCCCACTGTGTGCATGACGGGAAGGACTACGTCAAGGGTGCCCGCAAGCTCAGGGTGGGCTTCCTGACCCCACCCTCGGTCAACGTCACCAAGCCCAGCCAGGCTCCCGCCAAAAAGCCCCTGGTGCGCTGGGTGCGCGTCAGGAGGACCCGAGTCCCCAAAGGCTGGATCCAGGGCCCGCAGGACGTGAGCATGGACTTCGACTACGCCCTGCTGGAGCTGCGCTGGCCCCACCGCCGGCCCTTCATGCGCCTCTCGGTGGCGCCCTCCTCCGAGGACCTGGCGGGGAAGCGGATACACTTCTCCGGGTTCGACAGCGACCGGGCCGGCGAGCTGGTGTACCGCTTCTGTCCCGTGGAGGACGAGTCCAACGACCTGATCTACCAGCACTGCGACGCCCGGCCCGGGGCCAGCGGCTCGGGGGTGTACGGCCGCGTCTGGGACTCCCACCTGGAGCGCTGGGAGCGCAAGGTCATCGGGGTCTTCTCCGGACACCAGTGGCTGGAGATCGACGGGGAGAACCGCGACTTCAACGTGGCCGTGCGCTTCACGCCGCTGAAATTCGCCCAGATCTGTTACTGGTTACACGGCAACCGGGTGGACTGCAGCAAGGACTGA